The genomic region tcaggaacatcatactaacctttaaataacattctactaacattaagaaaactgaacattttcatgttcttggaatgttacaaatcaacattcttacaatgttgaattttagatcaaaattaagttgaaagaacgtttttagtatttttaacgttcccagaaccaacactgaatattcagagaatgttcttataacaaaattctgttagctgggtaagcatataaacaacatttaaaaactttaaaatgctctGTCATTTTtagtcatacagataagagtaacgCAACGGTaaagggtctacttttatttctgtaaactcacaataacaacaaaatgtgcttttgtaaaataatgaaaacactCAGGATGCGCTTTCTGCCGTCTCTGTCTCTGTGAAGTGGAGCACGTCACaaaaaatgaaccaaaacttAGCGaatacttgcctcacagacacaAGAAATATCTATAGAAACTTGAAATGTCTccttttaaagtgcccctataaTGCTATTTGAAAGGTTAGCACATGTGGGAACTATATCAATAACAGTGCATACGTTAGCCAAGCACTAACGTGAATGACTGATGTAACATTACagtttgtaaaacaaatcttgCTCCATCCTTTATCATTACTCAAAGTAGTAAGAACAATAGACAATCTGCAGAATTGGACAAAGTTTTAGGTAACAATGGCCTACAGCTGATAAGCAGAAGTATTTATAACCTGAGTTAGCCGGAGACATACACAATATAGCTAAAACACAAAACTATGTTTTTTGAACACTCTaataaaatacatcaataaTTAATCACACTTACAAGTTGTGATTCTGTGGAGcaagctggtccaaataaagCAGGTTTCTTTAATCACTGATTCTTCACAGCCTCATCCTttggatgtgaaaataaaccAAATTTATTTCTGTAGCGCAAAGCACAGCCTCTTGTCGACATGTTATCCACACAAACGAACTACAGCATTTGGAAAGGGGTTCAAGTTTTTTATGAACGTAGGCcggcattatgcaaatgtgttaacTTGTGACGTGAACTTCACGGAAATGGGATTCGAATTATACAAATGACTCATTTAAGCAGTTCAGACTCAACTCTTTCTTTTGAGTGACAATAGTTTTATTTATGATGCACTTTGAGCTTTACAACTTTGCagactgtttacattcacatacAGCTACATTACACGCTGCAtgaaaagtaatttttaaaaataatagggGTACtttaaatgaaccaattcaaatggaaaataaatattctcAGATTATGAAATAATGCTTATGAAACATACATAAAGGTGTGTCCACTATGTGGAGATGACAAGTCAGCATCGCTGACTTAATCTCTGCAGTCGAAAAcattatcaataaattattaaaatatttagacaATCTCCTTCTGTTTTTTCAAGACCTATAAGATAATTACTTTTGCTGTTGCACTGTGCCATGCTTTATGCATGTGCTTGAGTGCTGATTAGGCTTTgtattatatacagtgggtacagaaagtattcagacccccttaaatttttcactctttgttatattgcagccatttgctaaaatcatttaagttcattttttatcctcattaatgtacacacagcaccccatattgacagaaaaacacagaattgttgacatttttgcagatttattaaaaaagaaaaactgaaatatcacatggtcctaagtattcataccctttgctgtgacactcatatatttaacttgggtgctgtccatttcttctgatcatccttgagatggttctacaccttcatttgagtccagctgtgtttgattatactgattggacttgattagggaagccacacacctgtctatataagaccttacagctcacagtgcatgtcagagcaaatgagaatcatgaggtcaaaggaactgcctgaagagctcagagacagaattgtggcaaggcacagatctggccaaggttacaaaaaaaattctgctgcacttaaggttcctaagagcaaagtggcctccataatccttaaatggaagacgtttgggatgaccagaacccttcctagagctggccgtccggccaaattgagctatcgggggagaagagccttggtgagagaggtaaagaagaacccaaagatcactgtggctgagctccagagatgcagtcgggagatgggagaaagttgtaaaaagtcaaccatcactgcagccctccaccagtcggggctttatggcagagtggcccgacggaagcctctgaAGCATGGAGTTGcgaaaaaacacctgaaggactccaagttggtgagaaataagattctctggtctgatgagaccaagatagaactttttggccttaattctaagtggtatgtgtggagaaaaccaggcactgctcatcacctgtccaatacagtcccaacagtgaagcatggtggtggcagcatcatgctgagggacaggacgactggttgcaatcgagggaaagatgaatgcggccaagtacagggatatcctggatgaaaaccttctccagagtgctcaggacctcagactgggccgaaggtttaccttccaacaagacaatgaccctataagcacacagctaaaataacgaaggagtggtttcacaacaactccgtgactgttcttgaatggcccagccagagccctgacttaaacccaattgagcatctctggagagacctaaaaatggctgtccaccaacgtttaccatccaacctgacagaactggagaggatctgcaaggaggaatggcagaggatccccaaatccaggtgtgaaaaacttgttgcatctttcccaaaaagactcatggctgtattagatcaaaagggtgcttctactaaatactgagcaaagggtctgaatacataggaccatgtgatatttcagtttttcttttttaataaatctgcaaaaatgtcaacaattctttgtttttctgtcaatatggggtgctgtgtgtacattaatgaggggaaaaaatgaacttaaatgattttagcaaatggctgcaatataacaaagagtgaaaaatttaagggggtctgaatactttccgtacccactgtataggcaattaaaggctcattattatgatttatggcttattaatataaatgtgcgATTAGCAGACTAATTGCTTAAATTAAGGACTACTAGTTGATTAGAGAAATCTTTAGTCGAGGGCAGCCCTACAGTTTAGCGAACGAGTCAGTGTGCAAGAAAAATCAAAAGTGATGAAAGCAAGCAAAGAAGTCATGACAGCACAGAAAGAAggctgttttaatttttacGCCATCTTACCTGAGCATTCCACTGCATAATTATTCTCATAATAACATGAGCGGAGTGGAATAAAGGACATGATCAGCATGATTGATACTTAAAACGGTAAGTAAGTGCTGCTTTGTTTATGGCTCATATACTGTCCCTGCAGTCTATTTTTGAAAGACTGATATAGAGGAATATATCTGCTTAAATAGACGGTTATCTACAGTACTTTACACGCAGGCACAGAATACGCATGCTAGTTGACAGTCGACTGTAGTCTTTTAGGTGTGTTCAAGCACAGATGCATGTGACACGGGAAAACACATTCGGCTTTCATTAGTTCTAGTTCTTTGGTGTGTCTCTACCCTTACGTAGCAGGATCCTGATGCAATACAATATCCTGATACAATgtttgtatataatttatttaaccttatttttttcttaaagtaGTGGCCCTCAACATGCCAAATTCCTCAAGACATTCAGATCAAATCTGAGGAAGAAGTTTCAGTGTCTGTATGAGGGAACAGCAAAGCAGGGAAACCCAACACTGCTGAATGAGATCTACACAGAGCTCTACATCACAGAGAGTGATTGTGGAGAGATCAATAATGAGCATGAGGTGAGACAGATTGAGACTCAATCCAGCAGAGCAACAAAAGAGGACACACCGATCAAATGCAATGACATCTTTAGACCTTTACCTGGAcaagacaaacccatcagaactgtgctgacaaagggagtcgctggcatcggaaaaacagtctctgtgcagaagttcatcctggactgggctgaagggaaaGAGAATCAGGACGTCCAGCTCATATTTCCTCTTCCTTTCAGAGAGCTCAACTTGATGAAGGACAAACCACTCAGTCTTTCAGAGCTTCTTCATGTCTTTTTCcctgaaacaaaagaaattaATCCATTCagtgatgaatataaagttgtctttgtttttgatggtctggatgagtGTCGTCTGTCTCTGGACTTCAGTGTGAAACTGTGTAATATTTCTGAATCAGCCTCAGTGGACGTGCTGCTGACGAACCTCATTACAGGGAATCTGCtcccctctgctctcatctggatcacctccagacccGCAGCAGCTGATCTCGTCCCGTCTGAGTGTGTCCATCGAGTGACAGAGGTACGAGGCTTCAATGAGCCACAGAAGGAGGAAtacttcaggaagagaatcGATGATCAGAGTCTGGCTGATAAAATCATCACACACCTGAAGTCCTCAAGGAGCCTCTTCATCATGTGTCACATCCCagtgttctgctggatctcagccaCTGTTCTAGAGAAGATGTTGAGTGAAGCAGAGAGTGGAGAGATTCCCAAGACTCTCACTCAAATGTACACAAACTTCCTGATCATTCAGACCATCAAACATGAGAAGGACTATGAGAAGAAAGTGAAAGATGAAGACATGATCCTCAAACTGGGGAAACTGGCTTTCCAGCAGCTTATGAAAGGAAACCTGATCTTCTATGAGGAAGACCTGAGAGAGTGTGGCATTGATGAGACAGAAGCATCAGTGTACTCAGGACtgtgcactcagatcttcagaCAGGAGTTGGGCTTGTATCAGGGGAAAGTCTTCAGCTTTGTTCATCTGAGCATTCAGGAGCATCTAGCAGCTCTTTATGTGCTGCATTCATTCCTGCTGTACAAGAGGGATGTGCTCAATGAAAACCTCAGCTCTAAACATTCACATGAGTTCACGTGTCACACAATATCTGACCTGCATCAGAGAGCCGTAGACAAGGCTCTGCAGAGTAATAATGGACATCTGGATCTTTTCCTGCGGTTCCTTCTGGGTCTCTCGCTGGAGTCCAATCAGATGCTCCTGAAAGACCTTCTGACACATGTTAGAAACATCTCGTACAGTAAAGAGAAAACGGTTGAATACATTCAAACAAGGATAAGAATGAATCCCTCACCAGAGAaatccatcaatctgttccaCTGTTTAAATGAACTGGGTGATCGTTTTCTCGTAAATGAAATCCAGGAGTGTCTCAGATCTAGAGGTCTTTCAACCACCAAACTGTCCTCATCACAGTGGTCAGCCGTTGTCTTTGTTTTATTAACCTCTGAGTGTTTGGATGAGTTTCATTTGAGTAAATACATAAGCGGATATACATCACCGGATGAAGTACTTCAGAAGCTCTTGCCTGTAGTTGAAGCCTCCAGATCAGCAAAGTAAGTCTGAGATCAATCATCAgatctgtgagtgtgtgtgtgtgtgtgctgtagtGATGTGCTTCTCTGCTCTTTGTTGTCTATAGTAATATTAATTTGGGACGTAaaaaacgtccagttttcttgacgttacaggaacgtttttataaggtataacgttcctcaaacgttctttcaacttaattttgatctaaaattcaacattgtaggaatgttgatttgtaacattccaagaacatgaaaatgttcagtttccttaatgttagtagaatgttatttaaaggttagtgtgatgttcctgaaacattctgtcaatcattcaaacacctgctgtgaacaaacactgaaagaaagagaaataggaacacaaactacaactttcttcttcagccacagccctagatgaactgaagataaaagacattaaacctctgaagatctgattaaacaacttaaatgctcaaacagcattaccagcttcacttattcatctaaggctgtggctaaAGAAATTTgatccctctctaaatagtgttaaaataacactgaatcagagtcaaagttaatgagataattaagcaattaattaagtgatgatttagaaaaaaaacaaaaaacataaatgactcattattatgattttccATTTCCGTGTTTTGTGCAGAACCAGTACCGCTGGGGGATGGAGCAGGGTGTGGTTACCCAGAGTGCTGTTGTGTTATGTATAGGCCTACACAGTACAAtccacagagttaaatcaactctgctcagagtacatatggtccctctctgaatagtgttaaaataacactgaagcagagttaaaatTAACAAGATAATCACCAGagtcactgaagaaaagagaaacacaagaactacaactgacttcagccacagccttaaatgaaatcaactgaagataaaagacattaaatctctcaagatatGATTAAAAGAGAtgattcacttattactaaccagactgactttatttctgtcacacgtctaaataatttcttattgagaattaacagaagtttagatgttgGTGTTTTATTGGTCAATAAATTATGCCACCATCGTggtggtcagggtttgttttagttataCTCTTGACCCTTTTatgtctttaaaatattttgtgtttgagcaattacaatagtgTTTCACAGCGAACACTTGCACATTGCTGAATCAAACGATTGAAGGAACAGATCAGCTTGAATTTGCTGCATGaaagccatttcaaattagcgTCACAAAGAGGTTTTGATGAGATTTGGCTATCACAAAAGTCCAACAAAATTCCATTAAACAAATGCCACTGTAATACTTCAGTGctaaaaatgaacaattattACTGCTCAGGCTTATACGTGAAAATAGCATACGatcctcaacagtggtgacaatAATTATTCATACTGCAGTGAATGATGGGAGTTTTGTCCTATGGTGATACCCAGCATTCATTGCAGCGTGAACCATCTTTTttatcaccattgttgagattcatatgctgattcttgatgtctgtgtgtgtctaagtGATGCAGTAGTTCaaatgttttaatgcattacatggttttaaaatgaaatggtaTATCTGTTTGCTGCAGCACTTTCTTCTCATGCTGTAGTTTCACAGGGTTGCTAATGCAAAACCAAAATGTACAAATGACTAAACATATGATCAGTTGCTTTGGATACAATCAGGCCATCTCAAAAT from Megalobrama amblycephala isolate DHTTF-2021 linkage group LG7, ASM1881202v1, whole genome shotgun sequence harbors:
- the LOC125271814 gene encoding NACHT, LRR and PYD domains-containing protein 12-like isoform X4 translates to MKSDRLMDPPIKFSGHTDPGFRSDPPEPSCVSMKSDRSMDPPVKFSGHTDPGFRSDPPEPSCVSMKSDRSMDPPVKFSGHTDPGFRPNLPESSCVSMKSDRSMDPPIKFSGHTDPGFRPDPPESSCVSMKSDRSMDPPIYFSGHTDPGFSSGPQHAKFLKTFRSNLRKKFQCLYEGTAKQGNPTLLNEIYTELYITESDCGEINNEHEVRQIETQSSRATKEDTPIKCNDIFRPLPGQDKPIRTVLTKGVAGIGKTVSVQKFILDWAEGKENQDVQLIFPLPFRELNLMKDKPLSLSELLHVFFPETKEINPFSDEYKVVFVFDGLDECRLSLDFSVKLCNISESASVDVLLTNLITGNLLPSALIWITSRPAAADLVPSECVHRVTEVRGFNEPQKEEYFRKRIDDQSLADKIITHLKSSRSLFIMCHIPVFCWISATVLEKMLSEAESGEIPKTLTQMYTNFLIIQTIKHEKDYEKKVKDEDMILKLGKLAFQQLMKGNLIFYEEDLRECGIDETEASVYSGLCTQIFRQELGLYQGKVFSFVHLSIQEHLAALYVLHSFLLYKRDVLNENLSSKHSHEFTCHTISDLHQRAVDKALQSNNGHLDLFLRFLLGLSLESNQMLLKDLLTHVRNISYSKEKTVEYIQTRIRMNPSPEKSINLFHCLNELGDRFLVNEIQECLRSRGLSTTKLSSSQWSAVVFVLLTSECLDEFHLSKYISGYTSPDEVLQKLLPVVEASRSAKLDYCNITDEGCAALTSSLRSNSLLRELDLTWNKIGDEGLTLLSDGLKDPHCKLEKLTLCRCNITDEGCAALASAMRSNSHLRELNLSENKIRDKGLMLLSDGLKDPHCKLEKLKLSRCNITAEGCAALASALRSNSHLRELDLTGNKIGDEGLTLLSYGLKDPHCKLEKLMLCRCNITDEGCAALASALRSNSHLRELDLSENKIGGRGLTLLSGGLKDPHCKLEKLRLIKCNIKDESCAALTSALRSNSHLRELDLSRNNIRNASRKSLSALKDDPHYKLETLGFW
- the LOC125271814 gene encoding NACHT, LRR and PYD domains-containing protein 12-like isoform X1, whose translation is MKSDRLMDPPIKFSGHTDPGFRSDPPEPSCVSMKSDRSMDPPVKFSGHTDPGFRSDPPEPSCVSMKSDRSMDPPVKFSGHTDPGFRPNLPESSCVSMKSDRSMDPPIKFSGHTDPGFRPDPPESSCVSMKSDRSMDPPIYFSGHTDPGFSSGPQHAKFLKTFRSNLRKKFQCLYEGTAKQGNPTLLNEIYTELYITESDCGEINNEHEVRQIETQSSRATKEDTPIKCNDIFRPLPGQDKPIRTVLTKGVAGIGKTVSVQKFILDWAEGKENQDVQLIFPLPFRELNLMKDKPLSLSELLHVFFPETKEINPFSDEYKVVFVFDGLDECRLSLDFSVKLCNISESASVDVLLTNLITGNLLPSALIWITSRPAAADLVPSECVHRVTEVRGFNEPQKEEYFRKRIDDQSLADKIITHLKSSRSLFIMCHIPVFCWISATVLEKMLSEAESGEIPKTLTQMYTNFLIIQTIKHEKDYEKKVKDEDMILKLGKLAFQQLMKGNLIFYEEDLRECGIDETEASVYSGLCTQIFRQELGLYQGKVFSFVHLSIQEHLAALYVLHSFLLYKRDVLNENLSSKHSHEFTCHTISDLHQRAVDKALQSNNGHLDLFLRFLLGLSLESNQMLLKDLLTHVRNISYSKEKTVEYIQTRIRMNPSPEKSINLFHCLNELGDRFLVNEIQECLRSRGLSTTKLSSSQWSAVVFVLLTSECLDEFHLSKYISGYTSPDEVLQKLLPVVEASRSAKLDYCNITDEGCAALTSSLRSNSLLRELDLTWNKIGDEGLTLLSDGLKDPHCKLEKLTLCRCNITDEGCAVLASALRSNSHLRELDLSNNIIGGEGLTLLSDGLKDPHCKLEKLTLCRCNITDEGCAVLASALRSNSHLRELDLSNNIIGGEGLMLLSDGLKDPHCKLEKLKLDQCNITAEGCAALASAMRSNSHLRELNLSENKIRDKGLMLLSDGLKDPHCKLEKLKLSRCNITAEGCAALASALRSNSHLRELDLTGNKIGDEGLTLLSYGLKDPHCKLEKLMLCRCNITDEGCAALASALRSNSHLRELDLSENKIGGRGLTLLSGGLKDPHCKLEKLRLIKCNIKDESCAALTSALRSNSHLRELDLSRNNIRNASRKSLSALKDDPHYKLETLGFW
- the LOC125271814 gene encoding NACHT, LRR and PYD domains-containing protein 12-like isoform X5, which gives rise to MKSDRLMDPPIKFSGHTDPGFRSDPPEPSCVSMKSDRSMDPPVKFSGHTDPGFRSDPPEPSCVSMKSDRSMDPPVKFSGHTDPGFRPNLPESSCVSMKSDRSMDPPIKFSGHTDPGFRPDPPESSCVSMKSDRSMDPPIYFSGHTDPGFSSGPQHAKFLKTFRSNLRKKFQCLYEGTAKQGNPTLLNEIYTELYITESDCGEINNEHEVRQIETQSSRATKEDTPIKCNDIFRPLPGQDKPIRTVLTKGVAGIGKTVSVQKFILDWAEGKENQDVQLIFPLPFRELNLMKDKPLSLSELLHVFFPETKEINPFSDEYKVVFVFDGLDECRLSLDFSVKLCNISESASVDVLLTNLITGNLLPSALIWITSRPAAADLVPSECVHRVTEVRGFNEPQKEEYFRKRIDDQSLADKIITHLKSSRSLFIMCHIPVFCWISATVLEKMLSEAESGEIPKTLTQMYTNFLIIQTIKHEKDYEKKVKDEDMILKLGKLAFQQLMKGNLIFYEEDLRECGIDETEASVYSGLCTQIFRQELGLYQGKVFSFVHLSIQEHLAALYVLHSFLLYKRDVLNENLSSKHSHEFTCHTISDLHQRAVDKALQSNNGHLDLFLRFLLGLSLESNQMLLKDLLTHVRNISYSKEKTVEYIQTRIRMNPSPEKSINLFHCLNELGDRFLVNEIQECLRSRGLSTTKLSSSQWSAVVFVLLTSECLDEFHLSKYISGYTSPDEVLQKLLPVVEASRSAKLDYCNITDEGCAALTSSLRSNSLLRELDLTWNKIGDEGLTLLSDGLKDPHCKLEKLTLCRCNITDEGCAALASALRSNSHLRELDLTGNKIGDEGLTLLSYGLKDPHCKLEKLMLCRCNITDEGCAALASALRSNSHLRELDLSENKIGGRGLTLLSGGLKDPHCKLEKLRLIKCNIKDESCAALTSALRSNSHLRELDLSRNNIRNASRKSLSALKDDPHYKLETLGFW
- the LOC125271814 gene encoding NACHT, LRR and PYD domains-containing protein 12-like isoform X3 is translated as MKSDRLMDPPIKFSGHTDPGFRSDPPEPSCVSMKSDRSMDPPVKFSGHTDPGFRSDPPEPSCVSMKSDRSMDPPVKFSGHTDPGFRPNLPESSCVSMKSDRSMDPPIKFSGHTDPGFRPDPPESSCVSMKSDRSMDPPIYFSGHTDPGFSSGPQHAKFLKTFRSNLRKKFQCLYEGTAKQGNPTLLNEIYTELYITESDCGEINNEHEVRQIETQSSRATKEDTPIKCNDIFRPLPGQDKPIRTVLTKGVAGIGKTVSVQKFILDWAEGKENQDVQLIFPLPFRELNLMKDKPLSLSELLHVFFPETKEINPFSDEYKVVFVFDGLDECRLSLDFSVKLCNISESASVDVLLTNLITGNLLPSALIWITSRPAAADLVPSECVHRVTEVRGFNEPQKEEYFRKRIDDQSLADKIITHLKSSRSLFIMCHIPVFCWISATVLEKMLSEAESGEIPKTLTQMYTNFLIIQTIKHEKDYEKKVKDEDMILKLGKLAFQQLMKGNLIFYEEDLRECGIDETEASVYSGLCTQIFRQELGLYQGKVFSFVHLSIQEHLAALYVLHSFLLYKRDVLNENLSSKHSHEFTCHTISDLHQRAVDKALQSNNGHLDLFLRFLLGLSLESNQMLLKDLLTHVRNISYSKEKTVEYIQTRIRMNPSPEKSINLFHCLNELGDRFLVNEIQECLRSRGLSTTKLSSSQWSAVVFVLLTSECLDEFHLSKYISGYTSPDEVLQKLLPVVEASRSAKLDYCNITDEGCAALTSSLRSNSLLRELDLTWNKIGDEGLTLLSDGLKDPHCKLEKLTLCRCNITDEGCAVLASALRSNSHLRELDLSNNIIGGEGLTLLSDGLKDPHCKLEKLTLCRCNITDEGCAVLASALRSNSHLRELDLSNNIIGGEGLMLLSDGLKDPHCKLEKLKLSRCNITAEGCAALASALRSNSHLRELDLTGNKIGDEGLTLLSYGLKDPHCKLEKLMLCRCNITDEGCAALASALRSNSHLRELDLSENKIGGRGLTLLSGGLKDPHCKLEKLRLIKCNIKDESCAALTSALRSNSHLRELDLSRNNIRNASRKSLSALKDDPHYKLETLGFW
- the LOC125271814 gene encoding NACHT, LRR and PYD domains-containing protein 12-like isoform X2, yielding MKSDRLMDPPIKFSGHTDPGFRSDPPEPSCVSMKSDRSMDPPVKFSGHTDPGFRSDPPEPSCVSMKSDRSMDPPVKFSGHTDPGFRPNLPESSCVSMKSDRSMDPPIKFSGHTDPGFRPDPPESSCVSMKSDRSMDPPIYFSGHTDPGFSGPQHAKFLKTFRSNLRKKFQCLYEGTAKQGNPTLLNEIYTELYITESDCGEINNEHEVRQIETQSSRATKEDTPIKCNDIFRPLPGQDKPIRTVLTKGVAGIGKTVSVQKFILDWAEGKENQDVQLIFPLPFRELNLMKDKPLSLSELLHVFFPETKEINPFSDEYKVVFVFDGLDECRLSLDFSVKLCNISESASVDVLLTNLITGNLLPSALIWITSRPAAADLVPSECVHRVTEVRGFNEPQKEEYFRKRIDDQSLADKIITHLKSSRSLFIMCHIPVFCWISATVLEKMLSEAESGEIPKTLTQMYTNFLIIQTIKHEKDYEKKVKDEDMILKLGKLAFQQLMKGNLIFYEEDLRECGIDETEASVYSGLCTQIFRQELGLYQGKVFSFVHLSIQEHLAALYVLHSFLLYKRDVLNENLSSKHSHEFTCHTISDLHQRAVDKALQSNNGHLDLFLRFLLGLSLESNQMLLKDLLTHVRNISYSKEKTVEYIQTRIRMNPSPEKSINLFHCLNELGDRFLVNEIQECLRSRGLSTTKLSSSQWSAVVFVLLTSECLDEFHLSKYISGYTSPDEVLQKLLPVVEASRSAKLDYCNITDEGCAALTSSLRSNSLLRELDLTWNKIGDEGLTLLSDGLKDPHCKLEKLTLCRCNITDEGCAVLASALRSNSHLRELDLSNNIIGGEGLTLLSDGLKDPHCKLEKLTLCRCNITDEGCAVLASALRSNSHLRELDLSNNIIGGEGLMLLSDGLKDPHCKLEKLKLDQCNITAEGCAALASAMRSNSHLRELNLSENKIRDKGLMLLSDGLKDPHCKLEKLKLSRCNITAEGCAALASALRSNSHLRELDLTGNKIGDEGLTLLSYGLKDPHCKLEKLMLCRCNITDEGCAALASALRSNSHLRELDLSENKIGGRGLTLLSGGLKDPHCKLEKLRLIKCNIKDESCAALTSALRSNSHLRELDLSRNNIRNASRKSLSALKDDPHYKLETLGFW